The Halichondria panicea chromosome 14, odHalPani1.1, whole genome shotgun sequence genome contains a region encoding:
- the LOC135347862 gene encoding uncharacterized protein LOC135347862, translated as MHGLSLVEALLVALVAIVSANSTCIGDREYHRLEASLLRWPQNVVNLSEAFFPTNRQQSISVQVAYHFNGSNETVRYRWLDSPINLLIRSELLHFLALTMYQVELRYADVTIDPICDFRSEKDISGDPDFICRPNNLTDHHLLNNLTVNLLSYAKHRNIERTNGFDSSTESGYSVYVFGSDLSDYCIFDEVGPFRNLRILLWASFGALEIAVTFAAPLIMISVYHDFKRKMNDDKSRLRYYVWAMIVVMTLLIGPIYACNSLAISSGSYFVDVRVETYCLIVFLVALPILDFVWAVIAIAVFEFFEKAALNEKAICLDCYYVNCLCRHTDYYFIDSEENGTRTQYLNNNELNEDQRNDHSDDDESEVKTRQHLNTRLNEDQRNDHSDDDESEVKTRQHLNKRLKKYERKLMIKLVLKNGCHLASIAFITLFAQLTLFNSVFISFAVIAAPVESGSLLFLYLSSLFALISVLATGLKIVHKFQTSKQICIALILLFFLMVGVAGGVGVFVSFVYKYTLLIQEYRNSRGVIAFLGPIVPSVLATSVGGIFTTIIPCIKNPPPKDVSPPKDDRNKDDQKKDDSAATKDKDNQKEDDSKGDGVAIKEESSAASLEATSPPSVGGEGSTEIEVLVDNN; from the exons ATGCATGGTCTTAGTCTAGTTGAAGCTCTATTGGTGGCACTAGTAGCTATTGTCTCCGCTAACTCAACATGTATTGGTGACAGAGAGTACCATCGTTTAGAAGCATCTCTTCTTAGGTGGCCGCAAAACGTGGTGAATTTGAGTGAAGCCTTCTTTCCGACTAATCGACAACAAAGCATTTCAGTTCAAGTTGCTTACCATTTTAATGGCTCCAATGAGACGGTGCGCTATCGATGGCTGGACTCACCGATCAACCTGCTGATTCGAAGCGAGCTCCTCCACTTCTTAGCTCTCACTATGTACCAGGTAGAGCTACGCTATGCTGATGTCACTATCGATCCAATCTGTGATTTCCGCTCAGAAAAGGACATTAGCGGCGATCCAGATTTTATTTGTCGTCCAAACAATCTTACTGATCACCATCTACTAAATAATCTGACAGTGAAT CTGCTATCGTATGCAAAGCATCGTAATATAGAAAGAACAAATGGCTTTGACTCAAGTACGGAAAGTGGTTACTCCGTGTACGTGTTTGGCTCTGATTTAAGTGATTATTGCATATTTGATGAAGTAGGTCCCTTTCGAAATTTGAGAATCCTTCTGTGGGCTTCTTTTGGAGCACTTGAAATAGCCGTTACATTTGCAGCACCATTGATAATGATTAGCGTTTACCATGACTTTAAAAGAAAGATGAACGATGACAAGTCACGCTTAAGATATTATGTTTGGGCAATGATTGTGGTAATGACACTGTTGATTGGACCGATATACGCATGCAATAGTTTGGCCATATCCAGTGGCTCCTACTTTGTGGATGTAAGAGTCGAAACTTACTGTTTAATTGTTTTTCTTGTTGCTTTACCCATTTTGGATTTTGTATGGGCAGTTATAGCAATAGCTGTATTTGAATTCTTTGAAAAAGCTGCATTGAATGAAAAAGCTATTTGTCTTGATTGCTACTATGTCAACTGCCTTTGTAGACACACGGATTATTACTTCATTGATTCAGAAGAGAATGGCACTAGGACGCAATATTTGAACAATAATGAACTGAATGAAGATCAACGCAATGATCACAGCGATGATGATGAAAGTGAAGTGAAAACTCGTCAGCATTTGAACACGCGACTGAATGAAGATCAACGGAATGATCACAGCGATGATGATGAAAGTGAAGTGAAAACTCGTCAGCATTTGAACAAGCGACTGAAAAAATATGAACGTAAACTAATGATAAAATTGGTGCTTAAGAATGGATGCCACCTTGCTTCAATAGCATTCATCACTTTGTTTGCTCAACTTACTCTCTTCAATTCAGTTTTTATATCCTTTGCAGTTATAGCTGCACCGGTTGAATCTGGCTCTCTGTTGTTTTTGTACCTCTCAAGCCTCTTTGCTTTAATTTCAGTGTTAGCCACTGGTCTGAAAATAGTACACAAGTTTCAAACCAGCAAACAAATTTGtattgcattaattttgctttTCTTCCTTATGGTTGGCGTTGCTGGTGGTGTTGGGGTATTTGTTAGTTTCGTCTACAAATACACTTTACTGATTCAAGAATATAGAAACAGCCGTGGAGTAATTGCTTTTCTAGGACCTATTGTTCCTTCAGTTCTTGCGACTAGTGTGGGAGGAATTTTTACCACAATTATTCCTTGTATCAAGAATCCTCCTCCAAAAGATGTTTCCCCTCCAAAAGATGATAGAAATAAAGATGATCAGAAAAAAGATGATAGTGCAGCAACAAAAGATAAAGATAATCAGAAAGAAGATGATTCAAAAGGAGATGGTGTAGCAATAAAAGAAGAATCCTCTGCTGCTTCACTTGAGGCTACTTCACCCCCATCAGTGGGAGGTGAAGGTTCTACAGAAATAGAGGTGTTGGTTGACAACAACTAG
- the LOC135347864 gene encoding uncharacterized protein LOC135347864: MHGLSLVEALLVALVAIVSANSTCIGDREYHRLEASLLRWPQNVVNLSEAFFPTNRQQSISVQVAYHFNGSNETVRYRWLDSPINLLIRSELLHFLALTMYQVELRYADVTIDPICDFRSEKDISGDPDFICRPNNLTDHHLLNNLTVNLLSYAKHRNIEKTNGFDSSTESGYSVYVFGSDLSDYCIFDEVGPFRNLRILLWASFGALEIAVTFAAPLIMISVYHDFKRKMNDDKSRLRYYVWAMIVVMTLLIGPIYACNSLAISSGSYFVDVRVETYCLIGFLVALPILDVVWAVIAIAVFKFFEKAALNEKAICLDCYYVNCLCRHTDYYFIDSEENGTRTQLNNNELNEDQRNDHSDDDESEVRTRQHLNTRLKKYERKLMIKLVLKNGFHLASIAFITLFAQLTLFNSVFISFAVIAAPVESGSLLFLYLSSLFALISVLATGLKIAHKFQTSKQICIALILLFFLMVGVAGGVGVFVSFVYKYTLLIQEYRNSRGVIAFLGPIVPSVLATSVGGIFTTIIPCIKNPPPKDVPSPKDDRNKDDQKKDDPKDDRNKDDQKKDDPKDDGADKDDQKEDDSKGDGAAIKEESSAASLEATSPPSVGGEGSTEIEVLVDN; this comes from the exons ATGCATGGTCTTAGTCTAGTTGAAGCTTTATTGGTGGCACTAGTAGCTATTGTCTCCGCTAACTCAACATGTATTGGTGACAGAGAGTACCATCGTTTAGAAGCATCTCTTCTTAGGTGGCCACAAAACGTGGTGAATTTGAGTGAAGCCTTCTTTCCGACTAATCGACAACAAAGCATTTCGGTTCAAGTTGCTTACCATTTTAATGGCTCCAATGAGACGGTGCGCTATCGATGGCTGGACTCACCGATCAACCTGCTGATTCGAAGCGAGCTCCTCCACTTCTTAGCTCTCACCATGTACCAGGTGGAGCTACGCTATGCTGATGTCACTATCGATCCAATCTGTGATTTCCGCTCAGAAAAGGACATTAGCGGCGATCCAGATTTTATTTGTCGTCCAAACAATCTTACTGATCACCATCTACTAAATAATCTGACAGTGAAT CTGCTATCGTATGCAAAGCATCGTAATATAGAAAAAACAAATGGCTTTGACTCAAGTACGGAAAGTGGTTACTCCGTGTACGTGTTTGGCTCTGATTTAAGTGATTATTGCATATTTGATGAAGTAGGTCCCTTTCGAAATTTGAGAATCCTTCTGTGGGCTTCTTTTGGAGCACTTGAAATAGCCGTTACATTTGCAGCACCATTGATAATGATTAGCGTTTACCATGACTTTAAAAGAAAGATGAACGATGACAAGTCACGCTTAAGATATTATGTTTGGGCAATGATTGTGGTAATGACACTGTTGATTGGACCGATATACGCATGCAATAGTTTGGCCATATCCAGTGGCTCCTACTTTGTGGATGTAAGAGTCGAAACTTACTGTTTAATTGGTTTTCTTGTTGCTTTACCCATTTTGGATGTTGTATGGGCAGTTATAGCAATAGCTGTATTTAAGTTCTTTGAAAAAGCTGCATTGAATGAAAAAGCTATTTGTCTTGATTGCTACTATGTCAACTGCCTTTGTAGACACACGGATTATTACTTCATTGATTCAGAAGAGAATGGCACTAGGACCCAATTGAACAACAATGAACTGAATGAAGATCAACGCAATGATCACAGCGATGATGATGAAAGTGAAGTGAGAACTCGTCAGCATTTGAACACGCGACTGAAAAAATATGAACGTAAACTAATGATAAAATTGGTGCTTAAGAATGGATTCCACCTAGCTTCAATAGCATTCATCACTTTGTTTGCTCAACTTACTCTCTTCAATTCAGTTTTTATATCCTTTGCAGTTATAGCTGCACCGGTTGAATCTGGCTCTCTGTTGTTTTTGTACCTCTCAAGCCTCTTTGCTTTAATTTCAGTGTTAGCCACTGGTCTGAAAATAGCACACAAGTTTCAAACCAGCAAACAAATTTGtattgcattaattttgctttTCTTCCTTATGGTTGGCGTTGCTGGTGGTGTTGGGGTATTTGTTAGTTTCGTCTACAAATACACTTTACTGATTCAAGAATATAGAAACAGCCGTGGAGTAATTGCTTTTCTAGGACCTATTGTTCCTTCAGTTCTTGCGACTAGTGTGGGAGGAATTTTTACCACAATTATTCCTTGTATCAAGAATCCCCCTCCAAAAGATGTTCCCTCTCCAAAAGATGATAGAAATAAAGATGATCAGAAAAAAGATGATCCAAAAGATGATAGAAATAAAGATGATCAGAAAAAAGATGATCCAAAAGATGATGGTGCAGATAAAGATGATCAGAAAGAAGATGATTCAAAAGGAGATGGTGCAGCAATAAAAGAAGAATCCTCTGCTGCTTCACTTGAGGCTACTTCACCCCCATCAGTGGGAGGTGAAGGTTCTACAGAAATAGAGGTGTTGGTTGACAACTAG
- the LOC135347930 gene encoding uncharacterized protein LOC135347930, translated as MAGATEVSNIVVCGRQSSNIALLVNGLLGIQLVSAEETRRRCSVIKEQTEQAPGPNQPDVQLKVCIFSGFGTDDSQTTDLIRQCCSRDKVGVLLYCITAEGLGIKTAEIREEINKITSAYGVDIWKTSVIVFLKAHRCARALQRSTGSGGESFNRAIELWKEQVRSIMLSGSMITPIPPRTVRKLAFVVAGKENELALPGRDFWLSVVWVQVFERSTRTCYKKGISQLAKFQARTKERDEMRKPEVSDDIKGKKIWEQPISTGEMSLRQKIAIGAGGTAAGIAAGGVGASIGAVIGALAIGIPTFGVAAGAGLVIGAAVGGGIGVGVAGATTAGVKAYQNVKEKEEQEEFCRRQATTRAEEDSSDSDDSRDEMQDPPRNGN; from the exons ATGGCTGGAGCAACCGAAGTTAGCAATATTGTTGTTTGTGGACGACAAAGCTCTAACATTGCTTTGCTTGTCAACGGATTGCTAGGTATTCAGTTGGTGTCTGCAGAGGAAACTAGACGGAGATGCTCTGTGATCAAAGAGCAAACTGAACAAGCACCTGGACCTAATCAACCAGATGTGCAATTAAAGGTTTGCATTTTTTCAGGCTTCGGCACCGATGACAGCCAAACTACTGATTTGATTCGCCAATGTTGTTCAAGAGATAAAGTTGGTGTGCTTCTCTACTGTATCACTGCAGAAGGGCTTGGAATTAAAACAGCTGAGATAAGAGAAGAGATCAACAAGATTACGAGTGCCTATGGTGTTGACATTTGGAAAACCAGCGTGATTGTGTTCTTGAAGGCACACCGATGTGCACGTGCTTTACAGCGAAGTACGGGATCCGGGGGAGAGAGCTTCAACAGAGCAATTGAACTTTGGAAAGAACAAGTGCGAAGTATAATGTTGTCAGGTTCGATGATCACTCCTATCCCTCCAAGAACCGTAAGGAAGCTAGCCTTTGTTGTTGCAGGAAAAGAAAATGAGTTGGCACTTCCTGGACGAGACTTCTGGCTTTCTGTTGTGTGGGTACAAGTTTTTGAAAGAAGCACAAGAACTTGCTACAAAAAAGGTATTTCACAACTAGCCAAGTTTCAGGCAAGAACGAAAGAAAGAGACGAGATGAGAAAACCCGAAGTTTCAGATGACATCAAGGGAAAGAAAATTTGGGAGCAGCCGATTTCGACAGGTGAAATGTCTCTACGCCAGAAAATTGCCATCGGTGCTGGAGGCACTGCTGCCGGAATAGCTGCTGGTGGTGTGGGTGCCTCAATTGGTGCTGTAATTGGTGCTCTTGCGATTGGTATACCCACATTTGGCGTCGCAGCAGGTGCTGGTCTTGTGATCGGAGCAGCTGTCGGGGGTGGGATTGGAGTTGGTGTTGCTGGTGCTACTACAGCGGGAGTGAAAGCTTACCAGAATgtcaaagaaaaagaagaacaAGAAGaat TTTGTAGGCGGCAAGCAACTACAAGAGCAGAAGAGGATTCATCTGATTCAGATGACTCCAGAGATGAGATGCAAGACCCACCTCGGAATGGAAACTAA